In Glycine max cultivar Williams 82 chromosome 10, Glycine_max_v4.0, whole genome shotgun sequence, the DNA window CCCACAGATTTTGTCCCCCAGATTTTGCGTGAGTCTACATCAAATATGCCATGAATATACGcatttaataactttttcacCCTTTTATGGTCAAccataaaagttattttttataaaatttagggataaaattaaactttgatgtttattttattttttgtgtgtagGGATAAACTGAACTctcatgtcattttttttttagaaaactctCGTGTCATTTTGTGAACATAaatattgagatttttttcCCCCAAAAGAATCCTCTTAGTACATGAAAGGCTAACTTTCTAATACGGTTAGAAAATGTTTCTAACATATATTTTCTACCCacgttatcttttttttttaattgtaattttagtttcttagtttctcaaatttataattttagtcacttaaattttaattataacaattGATCCCTCTAGTCTTATGAATCGATAATTTTGATTctcttaataaattattaacaaataattctaattaattaaattattaagttaattataaattaatcaaaaattaataattattaagaattcaaataaaaaaattattaattctaatttttcattacattctattttttttttcaacaaacacCTCTTTTATCTCTATTTAATTTTTGCATGCACTCTATCAACAATAACATCATATTAGGATTAAtagtcttttattaaaaaaaatttaatgattaataatatttatttaatttttaatatttctaataatcacatttattagtaaataatctatgattaaaatcataaaattataaaactaaaagaattaaatgttacaattaaaaaaggatgaaaatcataaatttaaaaaattaagatatctaaattacaattaaaatttttttttggacgTAACTCAATATCACTTCACATGTTTGATTAACTTCAATCTCCCGCTCAAATCAACACGAAGTAAACATTTATTAGAATCTATCATGTTTGGGCAAGTGGTAAAAGCTGAAGTAATGTGCCTGAAAGGCTGAAATCACAAATTTTAACCTAAGGGCGATTATTGtgcacaataaaaaaatatttattattattttcctttataaaaatatacttcatgtattttaaaataattttcacttaagatgttgccaaaaaaaaaatgtcattaagTTTCCAAACCAAACCTCAGTGCTGGAAAGCTAAACATAACTAAACTCTATTaccaaaagccaaaaaaaaatgactaattACTTTTTCGCTCTATTGgtgttttctcttattttactTGTTAAAAACATTAAGAGatgatgattaaattaaaaagatcatcaatatttttaattttatataaacaattaattttttaaaataacaattattttaaatacaagTATATCTTTAAACAAAACgattaaataaatactttttaactAATGGTGACGAAACACTAATTAACAAGACcaaaattttatagaaaaataaattaagaattcaaaaataaataaataaagtattaaatCAGAATAAAAACTTTCAagattttaatatatgaaatacTTGATAATAAAAACTTTCAAGATTCTTTTATCATAATAAAACCAAAGCAGTTGAGGGCATTATGGGTTTGCTAATGGGTTCAATCATGCAATTAAGCAATAAACAcctcatttattaaattagtcCAATGGTCAATTTTTCATTATCAGCCGTTTGAGTTTGGAATAAAGATCCTTGAAGAGCATATTGCATCGGGTGTAGTGGTCCTTtattttctccctttctttaATCCTATAAACTACTCCAGTGTACAGGGTGTCCTTGCATTTCTCCCCAATAATATAGTTTGCCAAATTTCATATTACATTTACTGCATACGGTGTTAATCAATCATGAAGTAATTAGGTGTTGTATATATGACtggttttttgttgtttttgggcTATATATGACTGAATTACTTCCTCTAACTCGGTATTATATTTTAACGCATCGTATGATATTAAGTTGCATTAATAAAACCAGTTTAATAAGTAACAGTTTAAAGATCACGGTACACAAAAATAAAGGTTTAAAGATCAAAATTTCATCATAGAATTATATTTGGAATTTCTTATACAGATTCaactatatatgtgtgtaaaGGCGATCGATTTAACATTGATACTGAATTTTATACTAGAAATTACATAGCATATATGTGCAATTAGCATCAATTAGTGTGTGCGCccgctgagccaaataatctgatACTAATAGGACCACAATAAATATAGAATCATTTGTGTTTGAAGAAACCAAACAATGTTGTGCTTTAAAACAGACTTAAAACATTTCCAATTGATCAGTCGATACTTAATTACGGTAATCTTCTTAAAGTTACAATAAttctattttcttaaaagtaAATCTCTTAAAGAATCTTTAAGCcgcatcttttaaaaaaaaagtcattattaaaacaaaaattgttaaTGTATCTTAAAGCAAAAGTTAAAGGATAAAAGAATCATTTATTATGATatagaataattattaaaatttcaaaatagtaaatgtttatgttttttatttatcatcttCCATGCCGCAACACAATAAAActcttaacaatatttttttagtggaCTTAAATTTGTtaagattttgtaattttttttaatagagaaaATGTGACTAAAAAAAGATCTTTTAtcaattgataaaaattaatcattaataaaaggAGTAAATACTTTAGGTaaagtagaaaagaaaaaaagacccATCACATATTTTTAGAGaagtaaaatgaaatttaaatataattaaattttaaattaaagattaatctcataatcaatttaaagaataaaaaatttatacgaATATGAATATTTCATAATCTAAGTCtgggagttaaaaaaaaatcttaattgcaataattataaataatttgacaattaaatcaatttggatacaaatcaaaaatattttaaagaattagtttacttgaaaatataaaactttttgggtAAAGAAGTCACAAAAAGTTGTGAAAATAGGGCCAAATAAGGGAGTTGTATATGTGTGATATGATGCCACGTAAACCTAGGATAGAAGGATTCCCCacatcacattacacaagatcCCACTGCGCTTCCCAAAGTGTGAGTGCCACTTTTGTGTCCTACCTTATATGTTCCCCACCCTAGGTCCCCTCTTCACCACACTTCACAACcccacaaggttccttaaaatCCTTCTTCATATTCTTACCCCCCTCAAAATCCTTATTTCAATCATCTCCTTCAGATATAGCAATGACTTTTCAGAAGCAGCAAAAAGTTCCTTGATTCATTACCAGGTTCAAGCTCTCATTTTCCTGAGATGAACTTATCTCCTCTCACAAACGAAGGGATTCACTCCACCCAACATGAGTGGTGGGGGCTGCTACAAACCGACACCAAACAAGAAGGTTCCAACAACACTCTTGCCATGCCTCAAAACCTCAACCAATCAGAATCACCCTTTCTTCAAGGtttacactttctcttcccttctcTCACAACCTAGTTTCTCATCAAACACTCTTTCACTTTCTTAAACTCCATATCTCTAGCTCAGTTGGTTGAGATTGGTGagttattaaaaagaaaaaaccccTCTCTTCTCACACTTAGTTCTTCCTTAAACAAGAACACTTTCCATGGATTCTAAGAGCTCCAAACTCCACGGGCTGAGCGGCTCCATAGCTCAACGCGTTTTCTTCCGCGCGTTATTCCTCGCCTCCGCTGTTTCCCTCATTGCCCTGATTCGCTTCCTCCCCGCCGTCGATTTGGAATCTTTGACTCCCAAGACCTACGTTGACTGCGTCATTGACGACTCAGATTCGCTCTCCGAAAACACCACCTTAACCGCCGGCTCCTACTTGTTCCAGAGCCGCATCCTCAACACCTTCTGGGGCTCCTTCGACTCCATGAACTGCAAAAACGACACGAGTTTAGCTTCCACCATCATCACCATTCTAAAGGGTAAACGACTCTTGAACTTCGGAGCTAAAAGCCTCTGCGTTGGAGAAGGGTCTAATGTAATTGTCTCCGCAATGCAAAGGTTGGGATTCTCCAGTGTTATTGGTCTCCACAAGCACCCTTTTTTCTCcctcaacaaaaagaaaatcgcGTGCCGCTTTGAGTACGATGATTCCACATTCGACTTCGTGTTCTCCAAGGATGTTGTTGACAAGGTTTCTGTTCCTGCGTTGCTGGTTCTTGAGGTCGAGCGTATTCTCAAGCCTGGTGGAATCGGTGCCTTGCTTGTtggctcttcttcttcttcttcttcctcagtgTCTTCATTGTTGAGATCTTCCAACGTGGTGCATGTTGGTCATGTCAATGAGCTTAGCCTTgtggttttcaagaaaagatCTATTTTTTATAACCATGTGCTTCCAGAAGATTGTGCAAGTGTTCAATTCACCAAGCCTTTGGTGAAACTAATGGAGCCTCTTGTGGAGGAAAGAGTAAGAAAAGATGTCAAGTATGAGAAAAAAAGTGTCTCCTATTTGCCTAAGTTTGTGGATGTTTCTAATAAGAAGAGGTTGGTGTATATTGATATTGGGGTGAAAGAGTTGGTGAATGCAAATGTTAACGTTAACGTTACTGATTGGTTCCCACCATCTTATCCCATTGATCAGAAGGCTttcagtgtttattttgttCATTACAACGCTTCTGTGTTGTTGTCCTATGTGAAACGGCCTCGTGTCACGTTTATTTATCATCCGGGTTTGGCTGGGAATATTGCACACAAGAGTGGTGTGGATGGAGGAATGGAACCTTTTTTGGGTGAGGAAGAGTTTGATTTCCTAGTGTGGTTCATGGAAACTGTGCAGCATGCTGATTTTGTGGTTCTGAAGATGAATGCTGGGGAAGCTGAAATAAAATTCCTATCGGATATATTTGAGAATGGAGCTATATGCTCTGTTGATGAGTTGTTTCTTAGTTGCTCGGAGAGTGGAAATGGTGAAAGCGAAACTATGAGCAGCAGGGAACGATGCATGGATATTTACAAAGGTCTCAGAAGCAATGGTGTGTATGTTCATCAATGGTGGAATGCAAAATTGCATCAAGGGGCTTAAGTGTCATATGTACAGTGAGTGTTGCTTGAGAAATTATATCTGTTTTGTGTGTTTGATGTCTTGCTGTCTTGAATTACAGAACAACTATCTAGTGGTATTGTTTTTGTTGTCTATCAAGGAAAGAGGATGCTAATGCTAATGCTAATGCTAATGTTAATGTTAATGCTAAGGCTATGAACATCCGCAtgctttataaattaataagctCCCTTTGTCATTCTCCTCTGCAAATAAAATCAGTGTGctcattggtttttcttttctttttctttctttataatgTTTTGGGGGTTtaataataagttaaaattgTCTGGACCAAAAACTATAACCAAGATTTTGGAGATGAATGAACCAAATTTAATGATGGAACCTGAACCATTGTCATACTTGATCCATCAGACATTGTGAACATCCTGGGTATCGGTATTTAATGATGGAACTTGAaccaattttaatttgtaattcttttgttttatttggcTTTTAGTGTCTACCTTATCGGTATCggtatttaacaaaataatgttatattatatCCTCTTCCAGATTcgctttaatattttataaagaaaaaatagtgcataaaaatagatatatttaatgtattaaaaacataaaatatagtattattttctatttaacaaATAAGATCAGTAAGAAAAAGTTACAGCAagatttaaaatgattaatctaACATGTGATGTGCATATGCTTATGGTCTAGTCGTACATGGTggagtaatttttatttgagaacCGTGGATCCTCTGCGTGCTTTGAAGATCAATTATTGGACAGAGGGCAACGCATGCGAAGTAGTAATTTAAGAAATGCTTAACCAATTGTTAACGAAACATGTGCAGGCTTACCCTCATATATCCTTTAAAGAACTTAAAAAATTGGTGTCCAAACGTGTTATCCAACAATACTTTGCATAAAATGTATGTGAGGTGGGTGGTGGGTTTCTGAAGATAAAAGCTACTTACTATTCAATAATCATTTCCCTAACCAAGGGTATTGACATAAAATGGTTCATAAAACCTTTATCCGAAACTAAAAAAACCCCaccagaaagaaagaaagtggtTGAGAAAGTTAAATAAAGTTTCCAATATTATGTCAACCTAAATGCATTCACGTAGTCACAAATCTGAACCGTTAAATGAAGATAGGATGgttcatattttagtttttattttaagtttgacCTATGAGTTAAAATATGATCCGTCTGATCATCATCAGACCGTCACCATTAGCTGACTGTGAAACTGTGAATGCATCAAAATTTTGCCTGCAGGGACCGAAACTGAAATGAACCACCACCCTTCAATTATTGGCCAAATGGTAAATTGCACAAATGCAGTATTCAAAATACAGCAACTCACTTGATAAGATTAAATTGACactaattgataaatttaggAATTGTGAACTATAAGAAATTTTCTGCAACTGGCCTAAAGTTGGATTGAGTTACGTGCAATTTACTGATttagaccaaaaaaaaagatgtcATCTGAAGAGAAGGTGACAAGTGAGAAACATATAAATATGATTCAGAAGGGAAAGCCACTTAAAAATTAGAAGTAAAACCAAACAAGCATGGCGGAGGCATTGGCTTATACAATAATACAAGTCAGGTGCAATGCCAGCCTGCTGTACATGTCAAACATAATGTCATACATAAATTccaatttctattttttgggattATTGGAAAAACCTGATAAAGTAAGTGAATAGTATTAGCTATAACAGTTGGATTGTACAGGAAGCTTGTGTCACTAACAATGTATCTTCACTCCTCAAGCTCGGGTCCAACTTTGATCTCCAAAAGCCTCTCGACTGGTTGTCTGCAGATTGGACATCTATTTGTCTGGAACCTCAAAACCTTCGCACAACCGCTACACATACACtacaagaaggaaacaaatccAGCCAAAGTATATCAACAA includes these proteins:
- the LOC100782226 gene encoding uncharacterized protein, which translates into the protein MDSKSSKLHGLSGSIAQRVFFRALFLASAVSLIALIRFLPAVDLESLTPKTYVDCVIDDSDSLSENTTLTAGSYLFQSRILNTFWGSFDSMNCKNDTSLASTIITILKGKRLLNFGAKSLCVGEGSNVIVSAMQRLGFSSVIGLHKHPFFSLNKKKIACRFEYDDSTFDFVFSKDVVDKVSVPALLVLEVERILKPGGIGALLVGSSSSSSSSVSSLLRSSNVVHVGHVNELSLVVFKKRSIFYNHVLPEDCASVQFTKPLVKLMEPLVEERVRKDVKYEKKSVSYLPKFVDVSNKKRLVYIDIGVKELVNANVNVNVTDWFPPSYPIDQKAFSVYFVHYNASVLLSYVKRPRVTFIYHPGLAGNIAHKSGVDGGMEPFLGEEEFDFLVWFMETVQHADFVVLKMNAGEAEIKFLSDIFENGAICSVDELFLSCSESGNGESETMSSRERCMDIYKGLRSNGVYVHQWWNAKLHQGA